The genomic stretch GAGTATCTGTACTCAAACAGGTACTCATCCCTCTGTCATTTGCCAAGCCAAAATCCTCAGCAATTTTAGGTTTACGAAGATCAAGACCTATCAAAAGTGTCCTTTTGCCCATTAGGGCATAAACTGAAGCCACGTTGATGGACACAAAGGTCTTACCTTCCCCAGAGATAGATGAGGTAAACAGTATGGTAAGATTATCCCTATGTGGACTCAAATATGACATATCTGCCCTTAGCGAGCGGAATGATTCGGTCACTGTAGAGCGGGGGTTGTTCATCACTGGTATGGCATCAGTGGAATTGTTTCTTCCTATCATTCCTATCAAAGGAACCTTGATCTGATTCTCCAATTCCTTAGGGTCTTCAATTTTGGTATTCAAGAAATCCTTAATTGTAATAAAACCAATCGGGAGAATCAGCCCTAAGATCATCCCAATCAATAAATTTAGTGTACGCTTAGGTGCCACTGGAAGCTGTCCTGATTTAGCAAAATCCAGAATGCTGTTTTTCGGCATATTGGCAGCCTTGGTGATCTCTGCCTCTGCTTTTTTCTCCAAGAGATAAACATAGATGTTCTCATTGATGGTAAACTGGCGCTGAATTCCTATCAGGTTACGTTCAGTTTCCGGCAATGAATTCACATCTACTTCCAGCATACGGATCTGATTATTCAAGTCAGCGATGAGGTTTTCCGTGTTTGCAATGGCAGAATTAACATTTTCCTGGAGCTGTTTCTTGATGTTCTGTATTCTGGTGGCATTTTCCCGTACAGAAGGATTGAGTTCAGTGAAATTAGCTGACAACCTTACCTGTTCTGCCTGAAGCTCACTGTATGCCTGCACCAGGGAGTTCAACAAAGGATCGGTTACACCGACTACCGAAGGTGCCACCATATCCCCCTGATTTGTGTTCAGGTATCCCCTCAGGGTATGATAGTATTTCAGGTTTATCTCTGCCTGTCCCTTTTCCTTTTCTAAGTCCTGCATTCTGGTGAAGATCACAGACCCTTCCTCCGAAAGATTAAATACTTTATTTTCAGTTCTATATTGCTGCAGTCTATTTTCCGAAAACCTCAAGGAATCGCTGATTCCTGCCAGCTGCTCATTGATAAACCTTACCGTGTTCTCTGAAGCCCTGTTTTTTTCGCTCAGCTCACGTTCAAGGTACATTTCCATCAACTTATTGACGTAATCCTCTCCTAGTTTGCGCACTGGAGTTTCTAAGCTCAGGGTCAATATGGATGCTTGCTTATTAATGGGGACTACCTCCAATTCTTCCCGGTATTTCAAGGCCAGAGAAGGAGTATCCACCAAATTGAACAGGACTACATCTCCCGGCAAAGCTGCTATTTGATTGACAGTAAATGAGAAATTCTCCCCTTTGATCTCCTCTCCAAAACTATATACTGACTTTTTTAAAGATATATCCTCCTCAATTTCAATCTTATAATAGGGATCTTTGGGATTAAAAATTCTAAACTCATCGTTTTCGATGCTAAGCTCGAAAGAATCTTCTGAAATCACCTCGATCTTAAATCTACCTCCAACCAGCTGGGCCTGTTCCCAGTCCACAGTAACTAAGATCGGGAGTTTATCATAAATCTGGGTAGTGGTAATAAATCCATCCTCAAAATATTGAACGTTCAGATTCAATTCAGTCACTGCCTCCTCTGCCAAAGAGAACGACTTTAAAATCCCTATTTCATTTTCAATATTGCTTTTGCCCTGCAGCATGCCCAGGCCGGAGGACTCGAAGAGATCCGTACCGAGGGCAGGCTTATCATCCACCACCAAAATACTGGACTCCACTTTGAAAATACTGGTTGAATAGCGGTTGAAAAGAAAAGCTCCGATGATACCTATAAACATACATATCAGTATGAGTACCCAGTACTGCAGGTAATTGAACAGGAGAACTTTCAGGTCGATTTCATCTTCCTTTTGTACCATAAATGGATTTTGCCCAGAATTGGTTGGATTTGGGGTATTCGGGTACATATGTTTTTATTTGAGTAAATTTAAGATTAGGGCTACTGAGGAAATACCGGCAAAAACCAACGCCAATGTCTGGGCTGTGTTCTCTCCTGTACCGGTTTCTCTTACTTTCATCGGCTCCACGTAGAGCTGATCGTTGGGTTGGATAAAATAAAACTGGGACTCTACCACTTGTCTGTCCAGCAAATTGATCCTATGTAGTTTAGTTCCTTCCGGATATTGTCTGATCAACAACAGTTCATCTCTTTTAGCAACTGTAGTCAAGTCTCCGGCATTGGCTATTGCCTCAAAAATGGTCATCCTGTCCTGCAGTACCACATATTTACCGGGGCGTCTGAATTCTCCCAGTGCCGAGTACCTCACTCCTCCCAACTTCACCTTCACGTAGAGTTCAGAGGTCACGTACTTTCTCATATTCTCCTCTATAATCACTCTGGCTTCTTCCAGGGTCTTGTCTTTCACCAGTACATCCCCTACTATAGGGAGACGTATATTCCCTTTCTGATCCACTGAATAACCCGTCATGTAATAGATATCCCCACCGCTTTGTGCTGATACGTTACCCATTTGGGCATTCATCTGAGGAGGCTTATTATTAAAGCCTAATTGGATCAAGTCATCCACAGTCTGGATATTCACATCGATGATATCGTTGTATTGGAGTTTGTATTCGGGGATCTCGTAGGAGATCAACTCCCCGTCTTCGATTGCAGTATTACCTTCTTGATTTTGCAGGTAAATTATTTTTTCATTTGAAATGCAGCTGAATGCTGTCAAAATAACCAGGGTTAAGGCGAAACCCCTAATCAAACTCCTCATATATATGTTTTTTAATTCTTTCATTCAAAAACTGCGCAAACTTAAACATTTAACCTTAAATCCGGAGATTTTTTATCAGATTGCTAATTGGGCTATGGTATTTCTATCTGAGAAATTCAAAGATCCCATTTCATTAACCAGCGCTAATCGCATTTTTTTTGAGGGTATAAGCAGATATTATAGTTTGAACTATGTCAAGTCTGCTCAAAAAACCCCATTAAAAAATCAAAAACTATACTTTTGAATGATTAGCCCATTTTTTTATGAGAAGAGTTTTTTAGCAAGTTTAAGTTTTTTGAGGATCAGAAACTTTAATTCTTGCATCAGAAAATCCTGGTCGCCCCGTGAGTGTCTCACTCACGGATAAAAAAACCTCTGCTCCCGCAAGTGTCCCATTTACGGTTACTCACCTTTTTCTACAATCCTAGTGTAGAAGGATGTGACAATACAGAGGTTATTAATGAAAAAAAACATTCAAAAAAGCCGCTCGTGACACGTGCGGGGCAGGTAGTCCGAAAAACTAGCCGCTCGTGAGACACGTGCGGGGCGCCAGTTTTAAAAATAAAAGCCGCTCGGAGACAGAAGCGAGGGCAGAAAACCTATAAAACAAGCGCTCATGTCTCACGAGCGGTGGCAAAACGTTGGAATGCCTATTGCAAATGCCGATGCCGATAAACAGCTTTAGTCCCTGGTGTCTTAATTTTAGAATTTTACCTAATTTCACCATTCGCTTTTCTGCTGAAGAATAGAACAGCTTATATAAATATTACTGGATAATGAGAGGAAAACAACTTATACAGATAGCGGCCTTACTTGGTGCCATAGCGGTGGGAATAGGAGCTTTTGGGGCACATGGTCTGAAAGACTTTTTGGCAGAAACCGGAAGAGCGGATACTTTTGAAACCGCCGTGAAATACCACTTTTACCATACACTTGCCATTTTCCTGATCGGGATTTTAGCTGTGGCCAAACCCGAGTGGAAACAACTCAGTACCGCAGCGTCATTGATGGTCTTTGGTATAGTGGTTTTCTCCGGATCCCTGTATATACTTTCCCTTGCGGGAATCACCTGGCTGGGGGCTATCACCCCGATTGGAGGGCTTGCGTTTATAGCTGGCTGGATTTATGTTTTTATAGCTGCCTCAAAATCCTAAAGAATGAGAAAAGGCTTACTTCTTACTATACTCACTCTATTAATTTCACACCTGCTCTATGCCCAGCTTAACAGAGAAGAATTTACCCGGCTGGAGTCTGCCTTAGGTGAGGGAAGTTTTTTCAGCGGACATCTTACCGGATTTATGCTCTTTGACCTGGATTCACAGAGAGTTTTGTACGAAAAAAACAGTCATCAGCGGTTTATCCCCGCTTCCACGACTAAGCTACTAACGCTTTTTTCCTCTTTGGTAGTGCTAGGTGACAGCACCCAAACGCTACGCTACGTCACAGAAGGAAATACGATCAAGATCTGGGGTAGCGGAGATCCCAGCTGGAAGTATAAAAAAATGTTTCAGCCTGACTTCAGGGAATTTCTTGCTCCTTTTGACAAAATTGTTTTTTCAGATGCAAATATGATTTCTTCAGCCTTCGGTTATGGTTGGCAGTGGGACGACTATTTTTATGATTATTCGGCAGAACGGAGCTCCCTCCCTATCTATGGGAACTTGGTACAGGTAAAAAAAATAGGCAATGCACCAACAGTTTCCCCCCCTTCTTTCCAGCCACTCGTGTTTCCAACTACCAGAACTATCAGGGAACTAGAGCGGGATTTTCATACCAATAAGTTTTATTATAACCCTAATAACTTCCGGGCCAGGGAGGAATTCATACCTTTTATCAGCTCCCCCGAGCTTTTGACCCAACTAGCAAGTGAAGTCACCGGAAAAGTATGGGTCTATCAGCCCGATAGTCTGCCTGCCACTCATCAGGAATGGAGGGGAGCCCCACTATATCCTATCCTAAAGGAAATGATGCTGGAAAGTGACAATTTCCTTGCGGAGCAATTGATGCTGATGGTCTCGGACAGGCTTTTCCAGAGGCTGGACACAGAGCGTGCAATAGAATATATGCTAAAAACCTATCTGCATGACCTTCCTGACACCCCCCAATGGGTGGATGGATCCGGCCTCAGCAGGCATAATCTGATGACTCCAAGAAGTATGGTTACTCTTTTCGACAAGTTATATCGCATCATACCTGACCGGGATTTATTGGACTTATTGCCCACAGGAGGAAAAAGCGGCACGCTAAAAAACAGCTATGTAGCAGAGGCTCCTTATATCTTTGCCAAGACAGGTACTATGAGCAATAACCATAGCCTGGCAGGTCTGATCCGCGGGAAAAGCGGACGCTACTACTGTTTTGCCTTTATGAATTCCAACTACCCCTGGAAAGCCTCTGAAGTAAGAAGAGAGATGGAAAAGGTAATGGGAATGTTGAGAGAGATGATTTAAACAAAAACAATTGTCAATGCTCAATTTTCAATGGGCAATTTTCAATGGGCAATTTTCAATGCTCAATGAGCAAGTGAAGGTTAAAAGCTGAAGT from Algoriphagus sp. NG3 encodes the following:
- a CDS encoding polysaccharide biosynthesis tyrosine autokinase translates to MYPNTPNPTNSGQNPFMVQKEDEIDLKVLLFNYLQYWVLILICMFIGIIGAFLFNRYSTSIFKVESSILVVDDKPALGTDLFESSGLGMLQGKSNIENEIGILKSFSLAEEAVTELNLNVQYFEDGFITTTQIYDKLPILVTVDWEQAQLVGGRFKIEVISEDSFELSIENDEFRIFNPKDPYYKIEIEEDISLKKSVYSFGEEIKGENFSFTVNQIAALPGDVVLFNLVDTPSLALKYREELEVVPINKQASILTLSLETPVRKLGEDYVNKLMEMYLERELSEKNRASENTVRFINEQLAGISDSLRFSENRLQQYRTENKVFNLSEEGSVIFTRMQDLEKEKGQAEINLKYYHTLRGYLNTNQGDMVAPSVVGVTDPLLNSLVQAYSELQAEQVRLSANFTELNPSVRENATRIQNIKKQLQENVNSAIANTENLIADLNNQIRMLEVDVNSLPETERNLIGIQRQFTINENIYVYLLEKKAEAEITKAANMPKNSILDFAKSGQLPVAPKRTLNLLIGMILGLILPIGFITIKDFLNTKIEDPKELENQIKVPLIGMIGRNNSTDAIPVMNNPRSTVTESFRSLRADMSYLSPHRDNLTILFTSSISGEGKTFVSINVASVYALMGKRTLLIGLDLRKPKIAEDFGLANDRGMSTCLSTDTPWQDVVKATGHKDMDVILSGPIPPNPAELLLQDKFGQIIKEIKEAYDVVIFDCPPVGLVSETKELFAFADISFYVFRQGYSMKGNTQILNNLVEKGGVSKIYGILNDVHIDKGYGYGYGYGYGYGYGNNSYGYHEEVQLPWWKRALRRK
- a CDS encoding DUF423 domain-containing protein, with amino-acid sequence MRGKQLIQIAALLGAIAVGIGAFGAHGLKDFLAETGRADTFETAVKYHFYHTLAIFLIGILAVAKPEWKQLSTAASLMVFGIVVFSGSLYILSLAGITWLGAITPIGGLAFIAGWIYVFIAASKS
- a CDS encoding D-alanyl-D-alanine carboxypeptidase/D-alanyl-D-alanine-endopeptidase yields the protein MRKGLLLTILTLLISHLLYAQLNREEFTRLESALGEGSFFSGHLTGFMLFDLDSQRVLYEKNSHQRFIPASTTKLLTLFSSLVVLGDSTQTLRYVTEGNTIKIWGSGDPSWKYKKMFQPDFREFLAPFDKIVFSDANMISSAFGYGWQWDDYFYDYSAERSSLPIYGNLVQVKKIGNAPTVSPPSFQPLVFPTTRTIRELERDFHTNKFYYNPNNFRAREEFIPFISSPELLTQLASEVTGKVWVYQPDSLPATHQEWRGAPLYPILKEMMLESDNFLAEQLMLMVSDRLFQRLDTERAIEYMLKTYLHDLPDTPQWVDGSGLSRHNLMTPRSMVTLFDKLYRIIPDRDLLDLLPTGGKSGTLKNSYVAEAPYIFAKTGTMSNNHSLAGLIRGKSGRYYCFAFMNSNYPWKASEVRREMEKVMGMLREMI
- a CDS encoding polysaccharide biosynthesis/export family protein — protein: MRSLIRGFALTLVILTAFSCISNEKIIYLQNQEGNTAIEDGELISYEIPEYKLQYNDIIDVNIQTVDDLIQLGFNNKPPQMNAQMGNVSAQSGGDIYYMTGYSVDQKGNIRLPIVGDVLVKDKTLEEARVIIEENMRKYVTSELYVKVKLGGVRYSALGEFRRPGKYVVLQDRMTIFEAIANAGDLTTVAKRDELLLIRQYPEGTKLHRINLLDRQVVESQFYFIQPNDQLYVEPMKVRETGTGENTAQTLALVFAGISSVALILNLLK